Proteins co-encoded in one Aspergillus luchuensis IFO 4308 DNA, chromosome 6, nearly complete sequence genomic window:
- a CDS encoding uncharacterized protein (antiSMASH:Cluster_6.5), translating into MPSHSGLFTSFTGRVLAIEDENRLSLHSNDYQPSPGNKLRANGEFWLCRDDGLIGKFGNPDKVVFLYDNCVYNIWVETRGYSDGALEYGLIPIVPGGDYSNRFLAVNDQTGQLEIASEWKQEAKFRCVE; encoded by the exons ATGCCGAGTCACTCTGGtctcttcacctccttcacCGGCCGTGTTCTGGCCATCGAAGACGAGAATCGCCTGTCTCTCCATTCAAACGACTACCAGCCTAGCCCAGGGAATAAGCTCCGGGCTAATGGCGAGTTCTGGCTCTGTCGTGACGATGGC TTGATTGGGAAGTTCGGAAACCCAGACAAG GTAGTCTTCCTGTATGATAACTGTGTGTATAACATCTGGGTTGAGACACGTGGTTACAGCGATGGCGCACTGGAG TACGGGCTTATCCCCATCGTACCTGGTGGAGATTACAGTAATCGTTTCTTGGCTGTTAATGACCAGACTGGTCAGCTAGAGATTGCCAGTGAGTGGAAGCAGGAAGCGAAATTCCGGTGTGTTGAGTAG
- a CDS encoding uncharacterized protein (antiSMASH:Cluster_6.5): protein MSELYRLDQPNCEVVRWAERLKQILTQKHNPITQSETQSGFHPLKYNIVLERRIFEDKSPYEVCKIVHHDYNEIIIVVGCSKTPNTKLPTSVWLDARAHELCAETDSRLPSDKGLYVAKVWLGQVHFFRAVRSYGGCYAMHPIVKGDRWLLDGDTDLVYDILNEIRAQFGFPPLHEPFVQLSSLENDQVLAETSRIMSESNPKVDYCDWSTDTDHEGNTVVDSQVEREH, encoded by the coding sequence ATGTCCGAATTGTATCGCCTAGATCAGCCAAATTGTGAAGTTGTGCGCTGGGCCGAGCGCTTAAAACAGATCCTCACGCAaaaacacaaccccatcacCCAGTCCGAGACCCAAAGCGGCTTCCACCCACTCAAGTACAATATCGTTCTTGAAAGGAGGATTTTCGAAGATAAGAGCCCTTATGAGGTCTGTAAAATTGTGCACCACGATTACAACGAAATCATTATTGTCGTCGGTTGCAGTAAAACGCCCAACACCAAGCTCCCCACATCTGTGTGGTTGGACGCAAGAGCGCACGAATTGTGTGCTGAGACTGACTCGAGATTGCCGTCTGATAAAGGTCTCTATGTTGCAAAGGTGTGGCTGGGTCAAGTACACTTTTTCAGGGCTGTGCGCTCATATGGTGGTTGTTATGCTATGCATCCCATTGTCAAGGGAGACAGATGGCTACTGGATGGGGATACCGATTTGGTCTATGATATCTTGAATGAGATCAGAGCGCAGTTTGGTTTCCCTCCACTTCATGAGCCTTTTGTGCAGCTGAGCTCGTTGGAGAACGATCAAGTTCTTGCGGAGACCTCCAGAATCATGTCTGAGTCTAATCCGAAGGTTGATTATTGTGATTGGTCCACTGATACCGATCATGAGGGAAATACTGTGGTTGATAGTCAGGTGGAAAGGGAGCACTGA
- a CDS encoding uncharacterized protein (COG:O;~EggNog:ENOG410PI0U;~InterPro:IPR036188;~PFAM:PF01266,PF13450;~SECRETED:SignalP(1-22);~antiSMASH:Cluster_6.5): MNLRLPSTKLLMTLSIITTTMSSTTSTSPMLTRDVCIIGGGAAGTYAAIRLQQLGKSVVVIDHKPRLGGQTTTYTNSAITPLPIEYGVTYYQNMSIVRDFFGHFNIPLTYSAFDYKIDMFDFVTGTAIPATAEAESNAAMDRYIAQLREYPYLRVGLELPDPVPEDLVMPFGEFVDKYDLEAGVGDLGGSIDPLGNWPDLPTLYVMKYANLDVLEGDRTGFVRPKSRNNSELYGDAEKELGEEGLLLGSKVVSMDRDGSADWVYVTVRKGEEERTVQAKSLVVAVQPSLDSLKGFDLGVKEKTLFGQFNNLFFYTALVRVKGLPDRTCYMNRGANDPFLIPQLPGMLVLKPTEASGLKVANYLSTKALSEEEVKQGMLHDMESIRRRAKVDFPDPEFLAIGDHSPYQLTVPAEAIENGFYRNLDSLQGERRTFYTAATWESHSTPQIWEFTEQMLQSRLLKSL; this comes from the coding sequence ATGAATCTCAGATTACCCAGCACCAAGCTCCTCATGAccctcagcatcatcacaacCACCATGTCCAGTACCACTAGCACCAGTCCAATGCTAACCCGCGACGTCTGCATTatcggcggcggcgcagCAGGAACCTACGCTGCCATCCGTCTTCAACAACTCGGCAAGTCCGTTGTCGTAATCGACCACAAACCGCGTCTGGGCGGACAGACAACCACGTACACCAATTCAGCCATCACCCCGCTTCCTATCGAATACGGGGTGACCTACTACCAGAACATGTCTATTGTGCGGGACTTTTTCGGTCACTTCAACATACCGCTGACCTACTCGGCATTCGATTACAAGATCGACATGTTTGACTTCGTCACGGGAACGGCCATACCTGCTACTGCGGAGGCGGAATCCAACGCTGCTATGGATCGCTATATCGCGCAGTTGAGAGAGTACCCGTATCTGAGGGTCGGGCTTGAATTACCTGATCCTGTGCCGGAGGATTTGGTGATGCCATTCGGAGAGTTCGTGGACAAGTATGATCTGGaagctggggttggggacTTGGGGGGTTCAATTGATCCGTTGGGAAATTGGCCTGATTTGCCGACGCTTTACGTAATGAAGTACGCGAATCTGGATGTTTTGGAAGGCGATAGGACTGGGTTTGTGAGACCAAAGAGTCGGAACAATAGTGAGTTGTATGgggatgcggagaaggagttaggggaggagggattaCTGTTGGGGAGTAAGGTTGTCAGCATGGATCGGGATGGGAGTGCGGACTGGGTCTATGTGACGGtgagaaaaggagaggaggagagaacgGTCCAAGCTAAAagcttggtggtggctgtGCAGCCGAGCTTGGACAGTCTGAAAGGGTTTGACCTCGGGGTTAAGGAGAAGACTCTGTTTGGACAGTTCAACAACTTGTTCTTCTATACGGCATTGGTGCGAGTCAAGGGGCTGCCAGATCGGACTTGTTACATGAATCGTGGGGCAAACGATCCGTTCTTGATCCCGCAATTGCCTGGGATGCTTGTGCTCAAGCCTACGGAGGCATCGGGGCTAAAGGTGGCGAATTATCTCAGCACGAAGGCGttgtcggaggaggaggtgaaaCAGGGTATGCTTCACGATATGGAAAGCATCCGCCGGAGAGCAAAAGTCGACTTCCCGGACCCAGAATTCCTCGCCATTGGGGATCATAGCCCGTACCAGCTGACGGTTCCGGCTGAGGCCATCGAGAACGGATTCTACCGTAATCTCGATTCCCTGCAAGGGGAGCGTCGGACGTTTTACACCGCGGCCACATGGGAGTCTCATAGCACACCGCAGATCTGGGAGTTCACCGAGCAGATGTTGCAAAGCCGTCTACTAAAGTCGCTGTGA